One window of Sphingobacteriales bacterium genomic DNA carries:
- a CDS encoding O-antigen ligase family protein, which translates to MNNQIFNILSQTGQPHSLPLFSKVLSNTTKWLLAVVLLVFSFGVAYLTATSEITYGAVLLALIVGIPALLICLFSPLFGINVLLVVSFCVMGVKKYLPGEPPLGILLDVFTFFLFFGIFIRQSFERNISVLKHPVTVLILIWIAYNLLEVLNPNSQSQMAWFYTVRGMAGLTLLYFVVLYAFNNLKSIGVFVHLLIFLTLLAAIYGIYQEFNGFNSIEWAWINADETRYELIYQWGRFRKFSFLSDPTTFGILTAYIGVFCFCLSTSSQIGLLKRIYLLLSFSIMVLAMVYSGTRAAFVLIPIGLALFAFITFKPRIIIISTVLFFAGAIVVVKSPGNATLYRVRSAFTPAKDESMQLRLQNQKNVQPFIRSNPMGGGLGSTGEWGKRFSPNSELSKFPPDSGLIRIAVEQGWIGLLLFTIFTFSVLVLGIRTYIRSRDPAVKSYSLAFLMIVALLTVANYPQEAIVLLPNSIIYYISVAALVRLRQIDLELVGNTELQTKSF; encoded by the coding sequence ATGAACAATCAGATTTTTAACATACTAAGCCAGACCGGCCAACCACATTCGCTTCCTTTGTTCAGCAAAGTGTTGTCCAACACTACTAAATGGTTGTTGGCGGTTGTTCTTTTAGTATTTTCTTTTGGCGTTGCTTATCTGACTGCAACCTCTGAAATTACTTATGGAGCAGTTTTGTTGGCTTTAATCGTAGGAATCCCGGCTTTGTTGATTTGTTTGTTTAGCCCATTGTTCGGAATCAATGTTTTGCTTGTTGTGTCATTTTGTGTGATGGGGGTAAAAAAATACTTGCCGGGCGAACCGCCTCTTGGTATCTTGCTGGATGTGTTTACCTTTTTTCTGTTTTTTGGAATTTTTATCCGACAATCTTTTGAGAGAAACATATCGGTACTGAAGCATCCTGTTACGGTTTTAATCTTGATATGGATAGCCTATAATTTGCTTGAGGTTTTAAATCCCAATTCGCAATCACAGATGGCATGGTTTTATACGGTTAGAGGGATGGCAGGTCTAACCTTGCTTTACTTTGTGGTGTTATATGCTTTTAACAACCTGAAAAGCATTGGCGTATTCGTTCATCTGCTCATATTCCTCACCCTGCTTGCTGCAATTTATGGGATTTATCAGGAGTTTAACGGATTTAATTCTATCGAATGGGCATGGATTAATGCAGATGAAACAAGATACGAATTGATTTATCAATGGGGCAGGTTCCGGAAATTTTCATTTCTCTCTGACCCAACAACTTTTGGTATTCTGACCGCATATATCGGTGTTTTTTGCTTTTGCTTGTCCACATCAAGTCAGATAGGGTTGTTGAAACGAATCTATCTGTTGTTGTCTTTTTCCATTATGGTTTTAGCAATGGTTTATTCCGGTACACGGGCAGCTTTTGTTTTAATTCCCATTGGATTGGCATTGTTTGCATTTATTACATTTAAGCCACGGATCATTATAATCTCAACTGTTTTGTTTTTTGCCGGTGCCATTGTTGTCGTAAAATCTCCGGGGAATGCTACTCTTTACAGGGTACGTTCAGCGTTTACTCCTGCAAAAGACGAATCTATGCAGTTACGCCTGCAAAATCAAAAGAATGTTCAGCCATTTATAAGGAGCAATCCGATGGGCGGAGGTTTGGGCAGTACCGGTGAATGGGGGAAAAGGTTTTCTCCAAATTCCGAGCTGTCAAAGTTTCCACCTGATAGCGGGCTTATTCGAATAGCTGTTGAACAAGGCTGGATAGGACTGCTGCTTTTTACCATTTTTACATTCAGTGTGCTGGTACTTGGAATCAGAACTTATATACGTAGCCGTGACCCGGCAGTAAAATCTTATTCTTTGGCTTTTTTGATGATAGTTGCACTGCTGACAGTTGCGAATTATCCGCAGGAAGCGATTGTTTTGCTTCCTAACAGCATCATCTATTATATTTCTGTTGCTGCTTTGGTAAGGCTTCGTCAGATTGACCTCGAACTTGTTGGCAATACCGAACTTCAAACCAAATCTTTTTAG
- a CDS encoding acyltransferase has product MKHLKQFIKSNAKLKAFVHWAIMPANQARPRWWVSFLVNPFLHPKGKNSKICNSARLDVFPFNTFTLGNDSTIEDFSTINNGMGAVNIGHRTRIGLSCVVIGPVNIGNDVMLAQNIVLSGLNHSYQDIHKPISQQPCTTAQIVVEDEVWIGANAVITAGVTIGKHAVVAAGSVVTKNVPPYSVVAGNPAKVIKQYQLSSQQWENISLANSADNYQRTIKPIYQ; this is encoded by the coding sequence ATGAAGCATTTGAAACAATTCATTAAGTCTAATGCCAAACTGAAAGCATTTGTACATTGGGCAATTATGCCGGCAAATCAGGCACGCCCGCGATGGTGGGTATCTTTTTTGGTCAATCCTTTTTTGCATCCGAAAGGGAAAAACTCAAAAATTTGCAACTCTGCCCGGTTAGATGTATTCCCCTTCAACACCTTTACGCTTGGAAATGATTCGACCATCGAGGATTTCTCCACTATAAATAACGGAATGGGAGCAGTTAATATAGGTCATAGAACCCGTATAGGTTTATCGTGTGTCGTTATCGGGCCGGTAAACATCGGAAATGATGTCATGCTGGCTCAAAACATTGTTCTTTCCGGGTTAAATCACAGCTATCAGGATATTCATAAGCCTATTAGTCAGCAGCCTTGCACGACTGCCCAGATAGTCGTGGAAGACGAAGTTTGGATTGGTGCAAATGCTGTAATTACGGCAGGGGTTACAATCGGAAAACATGCAGTAGTTGCTGCGGGAAGCGTTGTTACCAAAAATGTTCCTCCCTATAGTGTGGTTGCAGGCAATCCGGCTAAAGTAATCAAACAATATCAGCTATCAAGTCAGCAGTGGGAAAATATATCTTTAGCAAACAGTGCTGATAATTACCAACGAACGATTAAACCCATATATCAATAA
- a CDS encoding glycosyltransferase produces MKNAAFDIFILTMCRWDDVYSSTIFSLAKELSKTHRVFYIDHPFTLKDFISKYRTPRIQTRKQALLKRTHIYRKIEGLPENFTVVTPGLTLSINALPEGKLYNFLSTINDRIVKQCIRQTILDYGVKDFVFINSFDPYYCRSLPTTIQPVLHVYQSTDDISQEKYIARHGIRLEQEALQKAGLNIATSRELTRKLSEQGLKIHYLPNAANFDLFHLSVSNKYEVPTEIKEVWDTQTYRHIVGYIGDISSLRIDFGLIEYLAKAMPEKLFVFIGKKQCTDEELQPLPNLLFIPPKPIEQLPAYLQYFDCCIIPFLCNTLTRSIYPLKLNEYLSAGKPVVSTPFSEDIRMFGQIAHLTNSPVEFALAIQDEISENNETKAIARIEVAKMNSWTVRAKELLRLIGKHLPFSQPNSTSYNEAFETIH; encoded by the coding sequence ATGAAAAATGCCGCTTTTGATATTTTCATTTTGACTATGTGCCGATGGGACGATGTGTATTCTTCGACTATCTTTTCGTTGGCCAAAGAGTTGAGCAAAACGCATCGTGTCTTTTATATTGACCATCCTTTTACCTTGAAAGATTTTATCTCCAAATATAGAACGCCACGTATTCAAACCAGAAAACAGGCCTTGTTGAAGAGAACACATATTTACCGAAAAATCGAAGGGCTGCCAGAGAATTTCACAGTAGTAACTCCTGGGCTTACATTATCCATCAACGCATTGCCGGAGGGCAAACTCTACAATTTTCTTTCAACAATCAACGACCGGATTGTAAAGCAATGTATCCGGCAAACAATCCTTGATTATGGGGTGAAAGACTTTGTATTCATCAATTCTTTTGATCCTTATTACTGTCGCAGTTTGCCTACAACGATACAACCGGTTTTACATGTCTATCAATCTACCGATGATATCAGTCAGGAAAAATATATTGCCCGACATGGAATAAGATTAGAACAAGAAGCCTTACAAAAAGCCGGTCTGAATATAGCAACCAGCAGAGAGCTGACCAGAAAGTTAAGCGAACAAGGTCTTAAAATTCATTACTTGCCTAATGCTGCAAATTTTGATTTATTTCACCTTTCTGTTTCTAATAAATATGAAGTGCCGACAGAAATAAAGGAGGTATGGGATACTCAAACATACAGGCATATTGTCGGGTATATTGGAGACATCAGCAGTTTACGCATTGATTTTGGCTTGATTGAATATCTTGCCAAAGCTATGCCTGAGAAGTTGTTTGTTTTTATTGGTAAAAAACAATGTACTGATGAAGAGCTACAACCTTTACCCAATCTATTGTTTATTCCACCTAAACCCATTGAGCAACTGCCCGCTTATTTGCAGTATTTTGATTGCTGTATTATTCCATTCTTATGCAATACATTGACAAGAAGCATTTACCCTTTAAAATTGAACGAATATTTATCAGCCGGTAAGCCGGTTGTAAGTACCCCTTTTTCAGAAGATATCAGAATGTTTGGACAGATTGCTCATCTGACCAACTCTCCGGTTGAGTTTGCTTTAGCTATACAAGACGAAATCAGTGAAAATAATGAAACCAAAGCGATTGCAAGGATAGAAGTTGCAAAAATGAATAGCTGGACGGTCAGGGCAAAAGAACTTTTGCGCCTAATCGGAAAACACCTACCCTTTTCCCAACCCAATTCAACGAGTTACAATGAAGCATTTGAAACAATTCATTAA
- a CDS encoding flippase, producing the protein MKSTSSYWFRAGFYTIFEQLSVVLFGFGSVLILLRVLSKEDFGVWALFLTIAAFIEVARNGLIQNAFIKFITSLNPESPDFKDQYARINTASLFLNIIITLISISLLCVFAGALSLLWRSPQLQYMLYFYAISTTALIPFSQFTFLQQANLEFKGVFWSNFVRQGMFFTLVLATFILHKTTLFNITLFHAIAAIVGAFTAYIYSRKYIVLSNKIDFNWVRKLFNYGRFVFGTNMGAMLHKSIDKFMLGSILSTGAVAMYDLATRINNLMEIPVSATASVVFPQSSRSNNGNSGNVSVKELYEKSVAAVLTLLLPCIAFVFLFPEWIIWVIAGSKYVDAAPLMKITALYGLFLPFARQFGTIFDSIGKPRLNFYFVVFGAGLNLVFNYFFIHRFGTMGAAYGTLTVFVVTFILNQLILYKELKINILDIARYIGRFYIQIPGITGNLLSKALTHIQRKTASTPEPNTTKP; encoded by the coding sequence TTGAAATCAACTTCGTCATATTGGTTCCGGGCAGGGTTTTATACCATTTTCGAGCAGCTTTCTGTTGTTTTGTTCGGATTTGGCAGTGTATTGATTCTGCTCAGAGTTCTGTCAAAAGAAGATTTTGGAGTCTGGGCATTGTTCTTAACGATTGCCGCATTTATTGAAGTTGCCAGAAATGGTCTGATACAAAACGCATTTATTAAATTTATCACCTCACTTAACCCCGAGTCTCCGGATTTTAAAGACCAATATGCCCGTATCAATACTGCTTCTTTGTTTTTAAATATAATTATTACACTGATTAGTATTTCCCTTTTATGCGTTTTTGCTGGTGCATTGTCATTATTATGGCGTTCTCCTCAATTACAATACATGTTGTATTTCTATGCGATAAGTACTACTGCTTTGATACCTTTTTCGCAATTTACTTTTTTGCAACAAGCTAATTTAGAATTTAAAGGGGTTTTCTGGTCAAATTTTGTGAGGCAAGGGATGTTTTTTACCTTAGTTTTGGCAACATTTATTTTACACAAAACTACTTTATTTAACATTACTCTCTTCCATGCTATAGCAGCAATTGTGGGAGCATTTACAGCTTATATTTACTCCCGCAAATATATTGTACTGAGTAATAAGATAGATTTTAATTGGGTCAGGAAACTTTTTAATTACGGCAGGTTTGTTTTTGGAACCAATATGGGGGCAATGCTTCACAAAAGTATTGACAAGTTTATGCTCGGTTCTATATTGTCAACCGGAGCAGTTGCAATGTATGATTTAGCTACCCGAATCAACAACCTGATGGAAATACCGGTTTCGGCCACTGCCTCCGTGGTTTTTCCTCAAAGCTCGCGTAGCAACAACGGAAATTCCGGAAATGTAAGTGTGAAAGAACTGTATGAAAAATCAGTAGCTGCTGTTTTAACCTTATTGCTGCCTTGCATTGCATTTGTGTTTCTATTCCCGGAATGGATTATTTGGGTGATAGCCGGAAGTAAGTATGTTGATGCTGCGCCATTAATGAAAATTACCGCATTATACGGTTTGTTTCTTCCTTTTGCCCGTCAATTTGGGACAATATTCGATTCGATTGGCAAACCACGCCTAAATTTTTATTTTGTAGTTTTCGGAGCCGGATTAAATCTGGTTTTTAACTATTTCTTTATCCATCGTTTCGGCACTATGGGGGCTGCATACGGCACTTTGACTGTATTTGTAGTTACTTTTATTTTGAACCAACTCATTTTGTACAAAGAGCTCAAAATTAATATTCTTGACATCGCCAGATATATTGGACGGTTTTATATTCAAATTCCGGGCATTACCGGAAATCTGTTAAGCAAAGCTTTAACCCATATTCAAAGAAAAACGGCATCTACTCCTGAACCTAATACTACCAAGCCATGA
- a CDS encoding glycosyltransferase family 2 protein: protein MFEQFLFFLCLLILFYTYIGYGILLYILIKLKRIFSVNNLTTNHAQDFQAVTTPVTVLIAAYNEADFIEDKIQNTLAQDYPSDLMSVFIVSDGSTDNTTGLVVQYAAIQLFHIPERKGKIAAINRVMPFVKTPVVIYTDANTLLNREAVSNIVRHFADPKIGAVAGEKRIRVKQNDDASSAGEGFYWKYESMLKKWDSELYSVVGAAGELFAIRTELFEMVPTDTIIEDFYKTLRIAQKGYRVVYEPEAFATEAPSASVSEELKRKVRIAAGGLQAIYRLKALFNPLKYGILSFQFISHRVLRWTLAPFALPLLLLSNLFLTIQNNGWWSVVLVLQMVFYLSALIGYFLESRKLKFKVFFIPYYFCVMNYAVYAGFWRILTGNQSVIWEKAKRAN from the coding sequence ATGTTTGAACAGTTCCTGTTTTTTTTATGCCTGCTTATTTTGTTCTATACTTATATAGGATACGGCATATTGCTATATATTTTAATTAAATTGAAACGCATTTTCTCGGTTAATAACCTCACTACAAACCATGCACAAGATTTTCAAGCCGTAACAACTCCTGTAACAGTTTTAATTGCAGCATATAATGAGGCAGATTTTATTGAAGACAAAATTCAAAATACTTTAGCTCAGGACTACCCTTCTGATTTAATGTCTGTTTTTATTGTATCTGATGGTTCAACTGACAACACAACAGGTTTAGTTGTGCAGTATGCTGCTATTCAGTTGTTCCATATTCCTGAACGCAAAGGAAAAATTGCGGCCATTAACCGGGTGATGCCTTTTGTTAAAACGCCGGTTGTGATATATACCGATGCAAATACTTTGTTAAATCGAGAAGCGGTTTCAAACATCGTTCGGCATTTTGCAGATCCTAAAATTGGTGCTGTGGCAGGAGAAAAAAGAATTAGAGTGAAACAAAACGATGATGCAAGTTCTGCAGGCGAAGGTTTTTACTGGAAGTATGAATCAATGCTCAAAAAATGGGATTCAGAACTTTATTCTGTTGTCGGAGCTGCAGGAGAATTATTTGCAATTCGAACGGAATTGTTTGAAATGGTTCCTACTGATACTATTATCGAAGATTTTTATAAAACTCTAAGAATTGCCCAAAAAGGGTATAGAGTCGTCTATGAACCTGAAGCTTTTGCAACTGAAGCTCCATCGGCTTCTGTTTCTGAAGAGTTAAAACGCAAAGTCAGAATTGCTGCCGGTGGATTGCAAGCCATCTACAGGTTAAAGGCTTTGTTTAATCCATTAAAATACGGAATTCTCAGCTTTCAATTTATCTCACATAGAGTTTTACGGTGGACACTTGCGCCATTTGCTTTACCCTTACTTTTGCTGTCTAACCTTTTTTTAACTATCCAAAATAATGGTTGGTGGTCTGTTGTGCTTGTGTTGCAGATGGTATTCTATCTTTCAGCTTTAATTGGATATTTTCTTGAATCCAGAAAATTGAAGTTTAAGGTGTTTTTTATACCTTATTATTTTTGTGTCATGAATTATGCCGTTTATGCGGGATTTTGGAGAATATTAACCGGAAATCAATCCGTTATTTGGGAAAAGGCAAAACGCGCAAATTGA
- the recO gene encoding DNA repair protein RecO, with protein sequence MLHQTQGIVLKTFKFSETSVIAKIYTEKFGLQSYIINGVYAKNNKNKPALLQPLTILDIVAYYREHKNIQHIKEIKPAYLFVSLLTDVVKSALTLFFSEVLYRTIKEESPNPDQFKFLDDFIVCFDQISFPTAFANLHLWFLIHFAQFLGFSPRQNFFYTQRPYFNLVEGEFTHHPPTHSYFLKLPLSHVLFKLMNLRANQTEQIRLSKSERTQLLHALLTYYKLHIEGFGDLKSISVLETIFAD encoded by the coding sequence ATGCTACATCAAACACAAGGCATTGTGCTCAAAACTTTCAAATTTTCCGAAACAAGTGTTATTGCTAAAATTTATACGGAAAAATTTGGGCTTCAATCATATATAATAAACGGGGTTTATGCTAAAAACAACAAAAACAAACCCGCTCTATTGCAACCTTTAACCATATTAGATATTGTTGCGTATTATCGGGAACACAAAAACATTCAACATATCAAAGAAATAAAGCCGGCGTATCTTTTTGTAAGTTTATTGACAGATGTCGTTAAAAGCGCACTTACGTTGTTTTTCTCAGAGGTATTGTATAGAACCATTAAAGAAGAATCTCCTAATCCGGATCAGTTTAAGTTTTTAGATGATTTTATAGTCTGTTTTGATCAAATTTCTTTTCCAACAGCTTTTGCGAACCTTCATTTATGGTTTTTGATACATTTTGCTCAGTTCCTCGGTTTTTCACCTCGTCAAAACTTTTTTTATACACAACGTCCTTATTTTAATTTAGTAGAAGGCGAGTTTACCCATCATCCACCAACCCATTCTTACTTTTTAAAACTTCCTTTAAGTCATGTATTATTCAAACTAATGAATCTTCGAGCCAATCAAACAGAACAAATACGATTATCAAAATCAGAGAGAACTCAATTGCTACATGCCCTGCTCACTTATTACAAACTCCATATCGAGGGTTTTGGAGATTTAAAATCAATCAGCGTACTTGAAACAATATTTGCAGATTAA
- the bshC gene encoding bacillithiol biosynthesis cysteine-adding enzyme BshC yields the protein MQKILIDYSKTGFFSTLIQDYLAQKNTVLPFYNYAPTIENALTIAQKFSFPQSSRQLLVKVLDRQYSGFEISDATRHNIQSLLQPNSFTVVTGHQPCILTGPLYFLYKIITAINLSEKLNLQHPSKHFVPVYWMGSDDHDFDEINHINLFGKTITWDQPLRTATGRLSPQTLRSLLEELRNITGQSVIANNLMEVFEHAYLQHQTLAQSTRFLVNYLFGHDGLIVIDQDDKELKKQFAPVMKDELLAGRSFHLVQTTNELLQEKGYPNQAFARQINLFYLTDEFRNRIEKNPDNNSFTIHQTNLSFTSDAILYELENHPERFSPNVILRPLFQQTVLPSIAYIGGGGELAYWLQLKSVFDYYQVSFPMLWLRNSVLFIDAAVVTKMNAISLQPEQLFVDTETLISRYVEEQSIHNLNLSEQKKLIIQIYDQIKLQALKIDPTLEASVSAEATKATNGMENIEAKLLKAEKRKYDTVLQQIKNIKNKLFPNGNLQERYENFIPFFLLSNGQFISLLKKHIDPTDHKFTILLNDSTS from the coding sequence ATGCAAAAAATTTTGATTGACTATTCAAAAACAGGGTTTTTTTCAACTCTTATTCAAGACTATTTAGCGCAAAAAAATACAGTTTTACCTTTTTACAATTATGCACCTACGATTGAAAACGCATTGACAATTGCTCAGAAATTTTCATTTCCACAATCTTCAAGACAGTTATTGGTGAAAGTTCTTGACCGGCAATATTCCGGTTTTGAAATTTCGGATGCAACAAGACACAATATTCAAAGTTTGCTTCAACCCAATAGTTTTACCGTTGTAACCGGACACCAGCCCTGTATTTTAACAGGCCCTTTATATTTTTTGTATAAAATAATCACTGCGATTAATTTGTCTGAAAAATTGAACCTGCAACATCCCTCTAAACATTTTGTGCCGGTTTATTGGATGGGTTCTGATGATCATGATTTTGATGAAATTAATCATATCAATCTTTTTGGGAAAACAATTACCTGGGACCAACCACTTCGAACTGCAACAGGAAGACTATCCCCCCAAACTTTAAGGTCTTTATTAGAGGAATTGCGAAACATTACCGGGCAATCTGTAATAGCGAATAACCTAATGGAGGTTTTTGAACACGCTTATCTTCAACATCAAACCTTAGCACAATCCACACGTTTTTTGGTCAATTATTTATTTGGACATGATGGTTTGATTGTAATTGATCAGGACGATAAAGAATTGAAAAAACAGTTTGCACCTGTTATGAAAGATGAACTGTTGGCCGGCAGGAGTTTTCATCTCGTTCAGACAACAAACGAACTTCTTCAGGAGAAAGGCTACCCTAATCAGGCTTTTGCCCGTCAAATAAATTTGTTTTATCTCACGGATGAGTTTCGAAATCGTATAGAGAAAAATCCGGATAATAATAGTTTTACCATCCATCAGACTAATCTTAGTTTTACTTCTGATGCAATTCTTTATGAATTGGAAAACCATCCCGAACGGTTTAGTCCCAATGTTATTTTGCGACCCCTTTTCCAACAAACCGTTCTTCCATCAATAGCATACATAGGAGGAGGCGGAGAATTGGCTTATTGGCTTCAGTTAAAATCAGTTTTTGATTATTATCAGGTATCTTTTCCAATGTTATGGCTTCGAAACTCGGTTTTATTTATTGATGCTGCGGTTGTTACAAAAATGAATGCCATTTCTTTACAACCTGAACAATTGTTTGTTGATACAGAAACTTTAATATCAAGGTATGTGGAAGAGCAAAGCATCCATAACTTAAATCTTTCTGAACAAAAAAAACTTATCATTCAAATATATGATCAAATCAAACTCCAGGCTTTAAAGATTGACCCAACCCTTGAAGCATCAGTATCGGCAGAAGCAACTAAAGCCACGAATGGAATGGAAAATATTGAAGCCAAATTGCTCAAAGCAGAAAAACGCAAATACGATACAGTGTTACAACAAATAAAAAACATCAAAAACAAGCTTTTTCCAAATGGTAATCTTCAGGAACGCTATGAAAACTTTATCCCGTTTTTTCTTTTGTCAAACGGACAATTTATATCATTGTTAAAAAAACACATAGACCCAACTGATCATAAATTTACCATCCTCCTCAATGATTCAACCTCATAA
- a CDS encoding caspase family protein yields MSYLSCKVLCLVLLFSSNLLVAQQNIEKPYIKIDNGDLTYYTKAVFSINSQNIIAVASDNSICVFNNQGQKINVLKGHEKPIRSISVNSQSNIYSVSEDKSIRIWSPEGKLIQTIDAHSKAVTSVAVSKSGSYFVSSSEDKLCKIWDRSGKLKHILKGHTDVVNSVAISEDENFIFTASDDNSLKLWTINGEMLRTFNKFDGQIRSIQYSPDNKKILISIANEAYLLTHTGKQISVFTGHNGRVNQAVFSPDGQFVLTASNDHTAKLWNLEGTLMFTFNGHYSAVNSVAFSHNGNQIVTTSLDNTIHIYQNPTKEIFVQTNEISTYLPSNIRTGLAIANIPKKLSNEVKFMKADFPVVTPKSLQQIQQVTHSSDNQVETLKTTTDNKQLIAENAQPLQPKTDESFLKEVKRYNGPLFSVFDYETMKRETNKPKVFAVVVGIASYNHVQSLKFTKDDAYLMYAFLKSPEGGAIPDNQITLLIDGNATKDRIMQALVKTFSQAGENDAILFYYAGHGLNTGLLPIDYDGFNNILPYGDIYDVFENNHAKYKFCITDACYAGSFSQYASRDGFDEVEKVLSNYYNAINKTTGGTAILMSSKAQEKSVEYLGLRQGVFSHFLIRGLKGESDINKDKLITILELYDYVEKQVRSYTGNNQSPSLFGNFDLNMPVAGVR; encoded by the coding sequence ATGTCCTACTTAAGTTGCAAAGTTTTATGTCTTGTTCTCCTGTTCAGTAGTAATCTGCTTGTAGCACAACAGAATATTGAAAAACCGTATATTAAAATTGATAATGGAGATTTGACTTATTATACAAAAGCTGTTTTTTCAATCAACAGCCAAAATATTATAGCTGTTGCAAGTGACAACAGTATTTGTGTGTTTAATAACCAAGGGCAAAAAATCAATGTATTAAAAGGGCATGAAAAGCCAATCAGAAGCATTTCAGTAAATAGTCAAAGCAATATATATTCTGTGTCTGAAGATAAAAGCATTAGAATTTGGTCTCCGGAAGGCAAATTGATACAAACTATTGATGCACATTCAAAAGCAGTTACATCTGTTGCAGTTTCAAAATCAGGATCTTATTTTGTCAGTTCATCAGAAGATAAACTATGCAAGATATGGGACCGGTCCGGTAAGTTGAAGCATATACTAAAAGGCCACACAGATGTAGTAAATTCCGTTGCTATTTCGGAAGACGAAAACTTTATTTTTACAGCATCAGATGATAACAGTCTTAAGCTATGGACAATAAATGGCGAGATGCTTCGCACATTTAATAAATTTGACGGACAAATTCGATCCATTCAATATTCTCCGGATAATAAGAAAATACTGATTTCTATTGCTAATGAAGCTTATCTATTGACACATACCGGTAAACAAATTTCGGTTTTCACCGGACATAATGGTAGAGTTAATCAAGCTGTCTTTTCTCCGGACGGGCAGTTTGTTTTGACCGCTTCGAATGACCATACAGCCAAACTTTGGAATTTGGAAGGGACATTGATGTTTACATTTAACGGTCATTATAGTGCTGTGAACAGTGTTGCTTTTTCGCATAACGGAAACCAAATTGTAACAACTTCATTAGACAATACTATTCATATTTATCAAAATCCTACAAAAGAAATCTTTGTTCAAACAAACGAAATTTCAACTTATCTGCCCTCAAACATAAGAACCGGTTTAGCCATTGCGAATATACCCAAAAAACTTTCAAATGAAGTTAAATTCATGAAAGCAGATTTTCCGGTTGTTACACCAAAAAGTTTACAACAAATACAACAGGTAACCCATAGTTCTGACAATCAGGTTGAAACTTTAAAAACCACAACAGACAATAAACAATTGATTGCAGAGAATGCTCAACCTTTACAGCCTAAAACAGATGAATCATTTCTAAAGGAAGTAAAAAGATACAATGGTCCATTGTTCTCAGTTTTTGATTATGAAACAATGAAACGTGAAACAAATAAGCCAAAAGTGTTTGCAGTTGTTGTCGGCATTGCGAGCTATAATCATGTTCAAAGTTTGAAATTTACTAAAGATGATGCATATCTGATGTATGCTTTCCTAAAAAGCCCGGAAGGAGGTGCAATACCAGATAATCAGATTACCTTATTGATTGACGGCAATGCCACAAAAGACCGAATTATGCAGGCATTGGTTAAGACTTTTAGCCAGGCAGGGGAAAATGATGCCATTTTATTTTATTATGCCGGACATGGGTTAAATACTGGGCTTTTACCTATTGATTATGACGGCTTTAACAATATTCTACCATACGGTGACATCTATGATGTTTTTGAAAACAATCATGCCAAGTATAAATTTTGTATCACAGATGCCTGTTATGCAGGTAGTTTCAGTCAATATGCATCCAGAGATGGTTTTGATGAGGTTGAAAAAGTACTATCTAATTATTATAATGCAATCAATAAGACAACTGGAGGAACTGCTATTCTGATGTCATCAAAAGCACAGGAAAAGTCGGTCGAATATTTGGGTTTAAGACAAGGAGTATTTAGCCATTTTTTAATTCGCGGTTTGAAGGGAGAATCTGATATTAACAAAGACAAACTCATTACTATTTTAGAACTTTACGATTACGTAGAAAAACAAGTAAGAAGCTATACGGGCAATAACCAAAGTCCTTCGTTGTTTGGCAATTTTGATTTGAATATGCCGGTAGCAGGAGTGAGATAA